ttctttttttcttggtatACAGCTGATCGACCAGTCCATTCCATTTCTTTGCGAAATaacatgtaaataataaataccagATTTAAATATTCAATTACTATTTAGCTTCAGAAATGAAACGTGAAGCATCGCACCCGTTCATATTTTCCCATAGAATGTCTAAGTGGCTTGGGTTATTAACCCTGCGTGTGCCAGGCAGTAACTTGCATCTCCTCTTGAAACATtaattcaaagggttaaaacatacATCACGTACTGATCCGAAGTGGGAACATGCCGTTCTAAAATCTGCACGCAAGGGATCTGCTGGATAAGTCTTTAGGTATTGGATTTAAAGTATCCAATGAATGGAATGCATAAAAAAGTACCGGCGATTcactttattaaccctttaaaagtcTTATGCAGAAAGCATAGTTTGTCACCGAGTTACCTTTCTATGTAAAGCATTAAAACCTATGTAAGCCTTAGCTGTGCCATTGAGTTCTGGCACTGACAAGGTTAAATCATATATACCCCGCAACATTCTGAAGTACATTCCCTAAGATATAACTGATGTTGTTATTGAATCAGCCATGCAATATTTTGGAGTCTGTCCTAATAGCTAATGAAGCTTGGCTTATACTAATGTGTTCTATACTCACCAGAAACCACTGTGGGTGTGAAGAGGTTAAATCAGTCcctatacaaacatacatttgtCCAAAACACCCCTTTAATATTCCATCTACATGAACATTAGAAATCAGTCCAATAAACGTGTGGATTTCTTACAATGTCTtagtccaatttttttttgggggggggctcggGTCTACTTTCTCCTAGATGCCCGAAGCATTCGACCTCCTGGGGTCAGTGTCCTGTTCGTACCGGTAATGATAACCTTCCATCTGATCCCTGCAGGCCTCCCTGAAGTTGTTCAGCCATCGTTTGATGCCCCGTCTGTTCAGATAAAGGACCATGAGAAAGATGACCCCTATGAGAGCCAGCACTATTCCAAAAAAGACGTAGGAAGCCGTCTCTAGGTTCTCGTTGACACACTTGAAGTTGTCAGGGTCGAGGCTCATGAGACGTGTCCCGTTCAAATTCGCCGGGGCAAAACATTGGAGATTTGGGGCATCAAAAACTTGCGATGTATTCCAGAGCCATGAAATCATTTCACTTAATTTACAATCACAAATTAACGGGTTGGGgcttaaataaaccaaaatgtgCAAGCGTTTTAAGAATAAAACAGTCTCTTCGTCTATCCTTTGGATGGAATTATTCCCGATGTTCAGAACACGCAAGTTCTCAAGGTTCTGAACCGATCTGGGGAATGACTGTAGCCCATTGCCAGCTACCTCCAACGTTCTTAGACCCTTCAAGTGTTTTATCCATTGAGAGTTAACGAATTGTTTTTGAGCTGTTCCCAGCAGAGCCTGGTTTAGTTTTAAAACTTGTAGTTGGGTCTGTCCTGCGAAGGCGTCGTTAGCTATGGTGCTCAGGACGTTGTAACTGAGGTCCAAGGTGATGAGGTTGGGCAGATCTTCGAAAGCCGAAGGTTCTATGGTCTGGATCCTGTTGTACGTTAAGGTCAGAGCGGTCAAGTTGCTCGGTTGGGTTCCGTTACTCCTGAAGGCAGCCGTTTGGAGCATGGTGATGTTATTGCCGATGACGGACAGGTTGTGAACCCAGTGAGGGATCCCCCTTGGGATGTCCTGCAGCGCTAGGTAATGACATTGCATAAGACCAGTCTCTGGAACGCAGTAGCAGTTTAAAGGGCAGGGACCCGACACGTTGACCAGAAACAGCAGCCCGATCAGCTTGGAGAGGAGAAAGCAGTCGGCTTTCGCGGAACGCAGGATTGCGTCGAGGTTGTCATAGAAATGGGGATATCTCCCTGGCATGTTTTGATTTTATGGCTGAGCGAGAAGACGGCAACAAAGTGGCGAAAAGTGTCAGCGGTCGGAAGCACCAGCCGGATTCCTGTCTGTCTCATCCTCAGCTGATGGCATTACAGAGGCAGGCAGCATTCACGATGGGTTTCTCTAACACTAAGCAGGAGTTCTCCTCCGGAAACTCTTCATTTGGATTTGACGTCTCTGGCAGGTCAGATGGATGGACTTGGGTCTAACACATCtgcctctccccctctctcattCACAAttacagtacccccccccacactccaCACCCTCGCCTCCTATCAGCTGCTCTTCTTATTACCGAGATGGAAAAGCTGAAGTGATTTGCCAGGACGTATTCCCAGCGGTAACATGGAGATTTCGGCTTTTATGTACACCCTTCAACAGCTTAACCCCTTCCGCACCTCGGTCCCTCGCATTGTCTGCCTACGTTTCAACAAAGAAGCTCAAATTGTTATttcaataagaaaaacaaatgttcCTTTTGCAGCAGAAAATAACAAGCAATTCCGATCAATTATGAGAAAGGCTTTCTGATGACGACAGCGCCCTGAatctataaaagtatttttttgaagAAATGTTCTTGGAATCGTTTCTtttcttgacatttttttttgtttaatgatataatatattttttttaattaacttggttatattatttatataattataaaatataataatgataattatataataataattatcattaaaatgttatgtttgattaatttaatctatttatttcattttattttttccaaaaaaaatatgtaagtttattttttgttccgcTTTTTCACGGATAATTATGTTCCAAAGGCAATAAGAATTTCAGGTTTAGGGAATACGGAATAATTTAAAtcaattttaaccctttcagcattTAACCATACTAAGTGGATTAAAGCGGCCTTGCCACTCTTAacacataatattatttattgacttaaataatgtgattatttggatttacagaaacaaacggTGATAGGAAGCTGCTCAAATAAAAACTCTTCGTAGCCACAGGAGCAatcaagacctcagaggtcccttcttcTTCTACCTCTAACATATTTACCTCTCTCCACTCTGTGCCATtacatctgaagaagggacctctgaggtcttatAAAAGCTGCTATTTCTCTATGAATTTTGCTTAACTAAAAGCAGCGCACACTTCTTTGGACTTGCAGCGTCTGTAAAGTCAGATCTAGTTACTAAAATCGCTCATAAATTTTCTCAGTACTGAAAGGGTCAATTACATATTTCAATACAGATGGATACCAGTTTAAAATGGAAGTGACTCTATTCTTTaggatattaaatattatttaaaccgtatatattactataataagttgtgtatttttatatatatatatatatatatatatacaataaattatcATATATTGAATCTATGTGGCATTCTAGGTGACATTTCCTTGATGACTGGATCCTTTTATGGATTTTCTATACACTCtccttctgtaaatgtgttttgaacAGAGCATGTTCTCTGCCACACACCTTTTGGGCTGCTTTACTACTGTGCCAATTTTGGTTGCCCCTCGGTCTTAATGTGGCCGGCCCTCTCCTtcctatttatataatgcttgaTGTGCATGGACATACGTGCCAGGGGTCTCTCACATAGACAGCTAGAAAAGTTACTTATATTTTTCAACTGCTTTTTTAGGAGCATGTTAATAACTGCCTTCGAAACCACCACTGCCCACCTCAACTGAGATGTGCCAAGTcatgaaaaacaatatttttttgcccCCTTCCCTTCTGCCATCACAACTTAATTAAAACCATAACTGAATTCAAAAACATCTAtcacttttgttatttattattattagtttaatttttaatactaataatatgtaaataattatatcattattattaatactaatacataaataatgatattattattattattataattattgttttatatagcaccatcatattccacattaGAAACCTACTGTGAGAAGAAGTAGGAAGGAACCCACTCTCTGGGCCGCCATGGCATTGATTTAGCAGAATTTGGATACTTGGGAATGTGACGGTTTCTCTTTAACCAACTTTTTGGTGAGGGGTTGTGGTAGCTCTTACCGATGGCCCCCTCCCTCAGACGACTCCTGTGGTCCTTCTATGTGAAGGACCAAGAAGGTCCGGCCCTCCCGCTTGCCTCCTGGACGGGTAGGGAATCTAGGGGTCACATGTCCTTTCAGGGAGTGCTAAGATGAAGATTGGGGGATTTGGCTTCCATTGTGGGCTTGGCACCTGGGTAACGTTTTTcacctttttacattttcacagtGAAGCACTGACCTTCTGGCTTCAAAAAatctaccgtattggctcggatataggccgcccccgtatataggccgcaccctaaaagtttggtgcttttttaaagaaaaagttttttttctttaaaaaagcaccaaaaaaaacatgctgccactctgtcccccccccgagatatgctgccactgtcctccctccccgagatacgctgccgctgtcctccctccccgagatatactaccactgtcctccctccccgagatacgctgccgctgtcctccctccccgcgatacgctgccgctgtcctcctctgccccccctcctcgacttaccggagcagactcccgggtgtcttgcggggccggcgagggacatctacgcaatacgcgtatgcaacttccggtaccggtaccggaagttgcatgcgcgtattgcgtagatgtctcccaccggccccgcaagacacccgtgccggcacccccccccgtgggaagtgctggcaggggaggctgtctgagcgtatcggggagaaggatgcaggtcccctgcaccgctgcgggggatctgtatcttaaccccgctgcctgcccggcgcccgggactgcatgtcccgggcgtcgggcgctagaccccgaatataggccgcacccccactttaaaaacttaaagtgggggaaaaaagtgcggcctatattcgagccaatacggtatataaaaacatctagttatattattaaatcattttgggggaaaaataaaGACTTACACATATTCTGTGGAGCACCCCCTTTTTATCACACGTTAGAAAGAACAATACCCTGGgcttcagtaaaaaaaatggcgCATAAAACTAGTTCCAGGGGATAAGGACAAAACCCCCCAtctatattatacagtataatgtAATCAGCCATTAGATAGATTTTACACTGATTTCCATCTGCACAGAAGCGTCTCTCAATCTCACAGTCTGATAATTCAAGCACCAGccttctaagaaaatatcatcATACGCTGTGATGTCAGCGGGTTTTTGAAACTTTTTAGAACTTTCAGAAAGTAACATAATCAAGAAGAAACATTTATTAACAGAAATCTGCAAAACATATCAGAACAGGTCACAATAAGCAGAAGTAAAGGTAATCTAAAatattattaccggtatttaaagtcttcaaaaatattattaatattattattactattttgaaATGGAAAAGCTAAGGATTCCTTAGCCACTAAATATAATGATCGATCCATATTTCACCATATTTGTTTGGCTGTACACATTATGGCCCATAAGTACACAAAGTTTGTGAAACTCCACTTAAATGACACCATAACTGAACAAAGATAGCTCAtggataaacatatataatatataccgtattggctcggatataggacgcccccgtatataggccgcaccctaaaagtttggtgcttttttaaagaaaaagtttttttctttaaaaaagcaccaaaaaatatcctgccactctgtctctcccccccccccccgagatatgctgccactgtcctccctccccgagatatgctgccactgtcctcctcctccccccccgagatatgctgccactctgccccccccccgacttaccagagcagactcccgggtgtcttgcggggccggcgggggacatctacgcaatacgcgtatacaacttccggtgccggcagtAAACATGCTGGGATATCACCCCTGACGTCACTTGAGGAACAGTTGGGCTTCTCTGAGCTTCTATTATGCCAGGAAACTGGATTTTAGTCCAAAAATGTGTAATTCATCAAATATAAGTTTACTAATGCCTGTTACACGACAAAACAGTTCATATCCCCCCATGAAACATATGTTGGCTCTATGCCCACAAGTagtaaaactgcatttttttttataataaagtcCTTCTTCAGATTTGCCATCCGTGTTCGGCTGAATTCTGTTATTCTTCTGTAACTCTATTACTTTTCTCATTGAAGAGCTTGGAACAAAGCCCTAAGGCCGTGGAGCTGTATATTTCAAAGCACTGTTATTAGTTTGCTAGCTCGTAGCCTATCTCATAAATAGTACCATTGGGATGTGTGCAAAGACATGATAAATAGGACGGTGTTCTCTCCAGTTAAACATCTAGTCTTGTTGTGTTATTCCCCAAAGCTTATGTGCTAAAGTGAAATGACCACATAGACCACATCTTAGGTATTAAAATGACTTTATGGCAGAATTGTTCAGATTctatacattctatatatatatatataggacacAGGAGACTGTGTAGGTCACTTGGTGGTCCGTCCACAATACATGGGCGgtcagggctgccatcaggaGGGTACAACCAGCTTCTGTGTATGGGGGTCCAGCCTCCCTGATCTCACACAGGCCTCTTCATTGGCCCTTGTAGCCTTCTACCTAAGACCAACACCCCGTGGCCCGCTACCTGTGCCTGGGCCCTTGCAGGCTGTGGAGGATAGATGACCAATTTCTGGACTTTGGTGGCTCCATTGTGAGCAATAGGGCCTGGCAGTCCCATTACAAGCAAAGAGCTCGAGGTCGGATGAAGCATGGGGTCCCTGTACTTGGTTAACAGGTTTATAACGGGCCCTAAATAAATTCTGAAGGAGGCCCTATAGATGGCACATTTACAGTAGCATAACTACTACCTGCAGcccctgtctcctcgtaccggttCAAAGTTGTCCTGTACCACACTACTCTGACCTGTACCACACTATTTTGAAtcagcacggggagacaggagcatATGGTGGTCACTTTACATCACGCAACGCCACGGTGAATCCGGGGCTGCCCACACAGTGTTCAAGCAGTCGGAGAGCAGGCTGTAGgggcggtgagaggtaagcaggggcagGACAGAGGTGGGATGCATgtacatgtgtttgtatatatgtatgtatgtatgtactatgtgagcatggatgtgtacttgtgtgtgagcatggatgtgtacttgtatgtgagcatggatgtgtacttgtgtgtgagcatggatgtgtacgtgagcttggatgtataagtgggtgagatggagtgtgtgttagaattaatgtgtacgtgtgttagtgagtatgagtaagtgtgtgttgttCCTCAAAGCACACCTTTATTTTTTGGTGCTAGTTATCTGCATTTTCGTTTATGTCTAATAGTAATGATTTgggaaaaatacagaaaatcgTTCAAGAAAACTGAATTTTCATGGACAGACTCTGTAAACTTTATCAGTTTTTCtggaaaataatgtacattgttGTTTCCTGCAGAAGAAATTTGCCTTCTTACAAATTTAAAGGACCTCTGTGATCAATATCTTAAAAGAATGTTTCTGCTTTGAAAGATATAGTTGGGAAGTACTTGGACATAATCAGAAGCACTGCGAGGAAAACAATGTTCTTGTCAAAGATTTATTGCAAGAAGCTGGGAAGGGAAAAAATATTACCAGTGCAATCAGAACATTGGAATTGATCTTAGAAGCACCCGTTATGCCCTGTAAACTCAACTGGTTTAAAGAAGGTGTAGAATACTAATGAGGTAACCATGTGGACTAGAATTACCAATCAGACTCTGAAACTCATTAGCAATCAATATACAACGTGCTCGTGAAAACGGacattatttataaaacttGTATGGAATGCAGCTttatagggggaaaaaaaggttctaATAACATATGCGATGAATGTCAAGCCACGTCATCAGAGTTTGACCTTTGCTAAAGGCTAACGGAATAGGAAGCCAATGAAGATCattaatttaacacttttatggCTAACAAACCACCAGACACTGTAGAGcacaacagggaaaagaaaaaatgtcggtgcgctgagttagtcacaggctcaaataatacaaatgtataatacgaggcctaccaaacaggtgtaagcatgctgcaaaaacagtgtattggctgtacaatgtatacaaaaaacaaaaactgtctgcgcttcttaccctaataaagttggcaacaaatatataaacataatataaatgagaggttttttattaatgtgtgggggaggtgcaattaaacctcctccctattaacccatGGACAGCAAgctttaattgcacctcccccacacattaataaggttttggtagcagtataaaccgctttgtgtgcccactatgtaggaggtgagagtaggttctcaccctattgagagtgtgccttgacgtggcgggtgagcttaattatgctttggccaattcatataaccaaaacctctcatttatattatgtttatatatttgttgccaactttattagggtaagaagcgcagacagtttttgttttttgtatacactgtagAGCACAACGCCTGTGTTTGGTAGAAACGCATCCGGATTAAATGAATCCACCAAAATCTCTTTACTTGGCGGTGCACTCCACAGCTTAcctgcccttactgtaaaaaataattattttttttttaacacaaagtcTATTTTCTTCTAGCTTTACAGGATGCCCTGCATTATCAGTAAAGTTCTGTGAGTGATAAGATCCTCAGATAGAACTTAATATTGTCCTTCAGTATACTTGTATGTGGTTATATCTGTTACTCACGAAATTTTAAGTTGCATGCCCTCGCATGCAACCTCAGTAGAGTCTGGTCAGTTGAATGGACGgtgagaaggagagggagagatagagtgagtgtgtgtgtatgtttatagtACTGTGTGAGCGTATCGTgttaagcatgagtgtgtgcatCAGCATatagtgtcaggggtgagcccagaaaggaaagaaaagagattGTGTGTCAATGCATACATGTATGGTCTTAGAgtgagtgttagtatgtggtgttGGAGTAAGTttggtgtgttagtgtatgtgttattTATAGGGAGAAGTGTGCAGAACAAATACTGCAACCAGCTGCCACTAACGCAAAGCTCACCTCTGTATTctaaaactaccgtatttgctcgattataagacgaggtttttttagagcaaatgttctgaaaaataaccatcgtcttatattcgaggtcgtcttctaatcagacctcaaatacaggtctgactacaagactgagatccagaccccccgcagcgctgcagggaacctggatcctcctccctggcagccggtggaggtctgcgcaattaattattattattatactttatttataaagcgccaacagattccgcagcgctgtacaaggtaaaatttttttacagatagcgacaagtacaaaatgacaagcaacTGACACATataagaggaatggagggccctgttcccgcaggaacttacattctaggtgAGACAACCTTCAcggctgccagcacttcctctggggcttctatgacggagcgccagcatcacatgatcttccagtgctcattcatagaagccctggtggaagtgccggcagcagcggaggatgtctgcgagTATCGCATAGACCTGCACCGGCTgctccactagacaccaaggaatctgaagcacaggggacaagtctagggatgcactggccTGGCAAGTCGGGGgaggagtggcatatgggggggtataagggctttctgtaggcagagtggaggatagggggttaaaaggaatatcagggaggcagtgtggcatatagggagttaacagaaatatcaggaaggcagagtggcatataaggggttaaagggaatatcagggaggcagagtgccatataagggtggataaggcatatctggggcagggtggcatatccagggttaaaaggcatatctgggggcagggtggcaaataaaaggaaataaaatataaaaaatgcatttttctcaatcatagtttttattacatatgaaaaaaattgtttacgtgtgaattaatatttagtagtgaaaaaatgtcttatattcaggctttttctttttttacctatattaatattcagattttggggggtcgtcttataatcgagcaaatacggtatttacttcCGGGTGTGAGGGAGGATGTGATAGAAATGCATTCAACAAAGTACAGAagggtttattatttatttcaaaaatgggaattgttagaacaagaggccattaTCGGTCAGAATCTTAAGATGTAATGTAGGGACATTTTTctctactgagagggtggtcaataagtggaagagcctcccagcagaggtggcagatgtaaacatgcatgggataggcatatttCTCCTGAAagaaaccaaggactgattaaagcgcgagtctttacagcaggaaaattgAGCAACTAGAtggccaaatgggtcttatctgtcatcaagttctatgtttctgtgttttaataacaacataaaacctccaaaaaaataacatttaacctccaaaaaacataaatcctGCCTTACATGGTGTTACATTTGCCTTTTTCTTAATTATATACTTTGATGCTgtatttttgccttctttttctGATTGAGATGTCTTTACTGATGTGCTTTCTGAGTTGCACTAAGGACATGAACCAAAACTAGAAAGACGTGGCCATCAAAGACTCAATTAATGTCAGGTTCGCCAAGCTAATCAATGTTCCGCCGCTGCGCCCTCCTTTGTTCTATCGAGTGAGGTCCAAAGACTTTTAACATAAAAGAGGAGCTAATGTAATTtggataataaatataatgcatCAATAAGTACATTTGGTTTTCTGTCCCACTGGGATTAAGTAAAAGAAACAACCGTATGGGTGATGTTTCTATCTAACATAGAATGTGACGACAGATAAGAAGCGTTGGGCTCATCAAGTCTGCCCCTTTGTATGCCTTAATACTTTATTTCCCATTTGTCATTAACTGTGTTCTCTAATGGCAGATACAACATTAAAAGGAATATGTAATCAAATGAAATTAATTATATCACGAAAAATGGATAAAATAATGGATCTGCGCTACAACTTTTAATTAGGActcctcttaaccccttaatgacaaagcccgtacatgtacgggctcaaaatgcattgttttcaatgggtttagggaccgcccattgtccttaaggggttaaaattataAGCAGGAGAACACCATGAGTACATTGGACGGTGCTTTTATTTGAGAATTAAATAAGAATGTACGTAAAGTTTATAAAAATTATTGTGAAAAGGGAAAGGACTCCAGCAAACCTTCCATAATGTGCTGAGgaattaatgaaaatgatgCTATGTGATATTAATGTGTAAACCAAGAAATCGCGCGGAAACAACATAAAGTGCTGTCCCAGACCGCCATATACAGagactgtattaaccccttaatgacaaagcccgtacatgtatgagctcaaaacgcattgttttcaatgggtttagggaccgcccattgtccttaaggggttaaataaccaGTAAAGAAGTCAATGAAGTCAAAAAAGTCAATGATTGTTCATTACAATTGCCATAAAAAATCCACCTCAGTCTCATGTTTGAGTTTGGAAGGTAGCCGAAATATCCCATGATAATggaatggcagcctccaggtagatttaagtttattggaacaatatGAAAAACATCCAATTTCATTCAGCACTACATGGTTGTATTTATTTCTCAAGTATTTTTTCTTTGGGATTTACCTTTTAATGTAACTCATCAGCCACCTTAACACCTTCACGaacgatgacgtacctggtacatcaGGATAAAATGTCACTTGAAGACCCGCGATGTATTTGTACATCATGGGCAAAACTGCCCCCACGTTGCCACAATCGCTCTCAGGGACACTGCTTCTGCTGTCTGATCGAAGGctaggcagaccagcaacagcaagaCAGAGCCCTCTGGCCATTGATGGCTCCAAATTTCAAAACTGTAATGCACATGACcctgcaaaaatataataatgtatatgggtTATTGCTGTAG
This sequence is a window from Spea bombifrons isolate aSpeBom1 chromosome 2, aSpeBom1.2.pri, whole genome shotgun sequence. Protein-coding genes within it:
- the LOC128474310 gene encoding trophoblast glycoprotein-like, translated to MPGRYPHFYDNLDAILRSAKADCFLLSKLIGLLFLVNVSGPCPLNCYCVPETGLMQCHYLALQDIPRGIPHWVHNLSVIGNNITMLQTAAFRSNGTQPSNLTALTLTYNRIQTIEPSAFEDLPNLITLDLSYNVLSTIANDAFAGQTQLQVLKLNQALLGTAQKQFVNSQWIKHLKGLRTLEVAGNGLQSFPRSVQNLENLRVLNIGNNSIQRIDEETVLFLKRLHILVYLSPNPLICDCKLSEMISWLWNTSQVFDAPNLQCFAPANLNGTRLMSLDPDNFKCVNENLETASYVFFGIVLALIGVIFLMVLYLNRRGIKRWLNNFREACRDQMEGYHYRYEQDTDPRRSNASGI